A portion of the Halobacillus ihumii genome contains these proteins:
- the leuS gene encoding leucine--tRNA ligase, whose amino-acid sequence MAFNHREIEKKWQKYWLENKIFKTNSDSEKEKFYALDMFPYPSGAGLHVGHPEGYTATDILSRMKRMQGYEVLHPIGWDAFGLPAEQYALDTGNDPREFTKHNIDTFRRQIQELGFSYDWDREVNTTDPDYYKWTQWIFLKLYEKGLAYIDEVAVNWCPALGTVLANEEVIDGKSERGDHPVERRPMKQWMLKITAYADRLLEDLEELDWPESIKDMQRNWIGKSEGAEVSFHIAGHGTSFDVFTTRPDTLFGATYAVLAPEHPLVDKIVSDDQQEAVKEYIDQAQKKSDLERTDLAKNKSGVFTGTYAINPVDGNKLPIWVADYVLMSYGSGAIMAVPAHDERDYEFATKYDLPIIEVVDGGNIEDEPYTGDGEHVNSDFLNGLGKDEAISKAINWLEKNEKGSRKTTYRLRDWLFSRQRYWGEPIPIIHWEDGTTSPVPENQLPVTLPVTTEIKPSGTGESPLANISEWVNVVDPETGMKGRRETNTMPQWAGSCWYYLRYIDARNGETFADFEKLKKWLPVDVYIGGAEHAVLHLLYARFWHKVLYDIGAVPTKEPFQKLFNQGMILGEGNEKMSKSKGNVVNPDDIVYSHGADTLRLYEMFMGPLDASVAWSTNGLDGARRFLDRVWRLFVVDGQLSEAIKENSDDMTLEKTYHETVQRVSENFQELRFNTGISQMMVFINEGYKAHEIPKPFVEGFVKLLSPVAPHLAEELWEKLGHGGTISYQEWPTFDESKLVENEVEIVIQVMGKVRAKMMVNVDASKEDLEKAALENKQVQDWLEGKTVRKVIAVPGKLVNIVAN is encoded by the coding sequence ATGGCTTTTAATCACAGGGAAATTGAAAAGAAATGGCAGAAATACTGGTTAGAAAATAAAATTTTTAAAACGAATAGCGACTCGGAAAAGGAAAAGTTTTATGCACTAGATATGTTTCCTTATCCATCAGGGGCTGGTCTCCATGTGGGTCACCCTGAAGGGTACACAGCGACAGACATTTTATCAAGAATGAAGCGTATGCAGGGGTATGAAGTGCTGCATCCAATTGGCTGGGATGCTTTTGGGCTTCCTGCTGAACAATATGCTCTGGATACAGGAAATGACCCTCGGGAATTCACAAAACATAATATTGATACCTTCCGCAGACAAATACAAGAGTTAGGTTTCTCTTATGATTGGGACAGAGAAGTGAACACGACTGACCCCGACTACTATAAATGGACACAGTGGATCTTTCTGAAACTTTATGAAAAAGGACTTGCTTACATTGATGAAGTGGCTGTGAACTGGTGCCCGGCACTAGGTACAGTTCTTGCCAATGAGGAAGTTATTGATGGGAAAAGTGAACGTGGAGATCACCCTGTAGAACGCAGGCCGATGAAGCAATGGATGCTTAAAATTACTGCTTATGCAGACCGGCTTCTGGAAGATCTTGAAGAATTAGATTGGCCGGAAAGCATTAAGGATATGCAACGAAATTGGATCGGCAAATCTGAAGGTGCGGAAGTAAGCTTTCATATTGCTGGTCACGGTACTTCTTTTGATGTATTTACTACGAGACCGGATACACTTTTCGGTGCGACCTATGCTGTACTTGCCCCAGAGCACCCTCTAGTTGATAAAATTGTAAGCGATGACCAACAAGAAGCAGTGAAGGAGTACATTGATCAAGCTCAGAAGAAAAGTGATCTTGAGCGAACTGACCTGGCTAAAAATAAATCCGGCGTATTTACCGGGACTTACGCAATCAACCCTGTTGATGGTAATAAATTGCCAATATGGGTCGCAGATTATGTGCTAATGAGCTATGGAAGCGGTGCGATCATGGCTGTACCTGCTCACGATGAACGTGACTATGAGTTTGCGACAAAGTATGATCTTCCGATTATCGAAGTAGTTGATGGCGGGAATATTGAAGATGAACCTTACACCGGGGACGGCGAACATGTAAACTCAGACTTCTTAAATGGATTAGGTAAAGACGAGGCGATTTCTAAAGCAATTAACTGGCTTGAAAAAAATGAGAAAGGTTCCAGGAAAACCACTTACCGGCTGCGGGACTGGTTGTTCAGTCGTCAGAGATATTGGGGAGAACCGATCCCAATTATTCACTGGGAAGATGGAACCACTTCACCTGTACCGGAAAACCAACTCCCTGTAACACTTCCGGTAACTACGGAAATCAAACCTTCGGGAACAGGAGAGTCCCCCTTAGCCAATATTAGTGAATGGGTAAATGTAGTGGACCCTGAAACAGGCATGAAGGGACGCCGTGAAACGAATACAATGCCACAATGGGCGGGAAGCTGCTGGTATTACCTTCGATATATTGATGCCCGTAACGGTGAGACATTTGCCGATTTTGAAAAATTAAAGAAATGGCTGCCTGTCGATGTCTATATTGGAGGAGCAGAGCATGCAGTTCTGCACTTGCTGTACGCACGTTTCTGGCATAAGGTTCTTTATGACATCGGTGCCGTCCCTACGAAAGAACCTTTTCAAAAGCTGTTTAACCAGGGAATGATCCTTGGTGAAGGTAATGAGAAAATGAGTAAATCTAAAGGGAATGTTGTGAATCCGGACGATATTGTTTACAGTCATGGTGCGGATACGCTGAGATTATATGAAATGTTTATGGGACCACTCGATGCTTCGGTTGCATGGTCTACGAATGGGCTTGATGGAGCAAGACGGTTTTTGGACCGTGTGTGGAGATTGTTTGTAGTTGATGGGCAACTTTCGGAAGCTATTAAGGAAAACAGTGATGATATGACGTTAGAGAAAACGTATCATGAAACTGTCCAAAGAGTAAGTGAAAACTTCCAGGAGCTACGATTTAATACGGGGATTTCACAGATGATGGTTTTCATTAACGAAGGTTATAAGGCACATGAGATTCCTAAACCATTTGTTGAAGGATTCGTTAAATTGTTATCACCTGTAGCTCCTCATTTAGCTGAAGAACTATGGGAGAAGCTAGGACACGGGGGAACAATCAGCTATCAGGAGTGGCCGACTTTCGATGAGTCTAAACTCGTTGAAAACGAAGTGGAGATTGTAATCCAGGTCATGGGAAAAGTACGGGCCAAAATGA